A genomic stretch from Setaria italica strain Yugu1 chromosome VII, Setaria_italica_v2.0, whole genome shotgun sequence includes:
- the LOC101761957 gene encoding endochitinase B — translation MASNSPPPAAILTVLAIWLALHCAAIPAAAQSCNCQPGLCCSKYGYCGTTSTYCGEGCQSGPCSGSGGGGGSGTAGASVASVVTASFFNGIKNQAGAGCKGTGFYTRSAFLNAVSSYPNFAHGGSEAEGKREIAAFFAHVTHETGHFCLISEVDGASMDYCDASEGAWPCVPGQGYYGRGPLQLSWNYNYGPAGKNIGFDGLGNPDAVAQDPVVSFKSALWFWMDNVHRVMPQGFGATIRAINGALECNGRNAAEMEARVRFYLRYCGQLGVEPGSNLTC, via the exons ATGGCATCAAActcaccacctcctgcagcgaTCCTGACGGTCTTGGCCATTTGGCTAGCACTCCACTGCGCCGCCATCCCCGCGGCCGCGCAGAGCTGCAACTGCCAGCCAGGCCTGTGCTGCAGCAAGTACGGCTACTGCGGCACCACCAGCACCTACTGCGGCGAAGGGTGCCAGTCGGGCCCGTGCTCGGgctccgggggcggcggcgggagcggcaccGCCGGTGCGTCCGTGGCGAGCGTCGTCACCGCTTCGTTCTTCAACGGCATCAAGAACCAGGCCGGGGCCGGGTGCAAGGGCACAGGCTTCTACACGCGGAGCGCGTTCCTGAACGCCGTGAGCTCGTACCCCAACTTCGCGCACGGCGGCTCGGAGGCCGAGGGCAAGCGCGAGATCGCCGCCTTCTTCGCGCACGTCACGCACGAGACCGGAC ATTTCTGCCTCATCAGCGAGGTCGACGGGGCGAGCATGGACTACTGCGACGCGAGCGAGGGGGCGTGGCCGTGCGTCCCGGGGCAGGGCTACTACGGCCGGGGTCCCTTGCAGCTGTCGTGGAACTACAACTACGGGCCGGCGGGGAAGAACATCGGCTTCGACGGGCTGGGGAACCCGGACGCGGTGGCGCAGGACCCCGTGGTGTCGTTCAAGTCGGCGCTCTGGTTCTGGATGGACAACGTGCACCGGGTGATGCCCCAGGGGTTCGGCGCCACCATCAGGGCCATCAACGGCGCCCTCGAGTGCAACGGCAGGAACGCCGCCGAGATGGAGGCGCGGGTGCGCTTCTACCTGCGGTACTGCGGGCAGCTCGGCGTCGAACCGGGAAGCAACCTCACTTGCTAG
- the LOC101762375 gene encoding endochitinase A: MGNSSRQTTMTLTALALGLALLCAAGPCLGSGVASVSSVVSEAFFNGIKNQAGNGCEGKNFYTRGAFLTAADSFPGFAHGGSEADGKREVAAFFAHVTFETGYFCYISEINRANSFCDSNNKQWPCVPGKNYYGRGPLQISWNFNYGPAGKSIGVDLLADPDRVAKDPVISFKTALWIWMNSVHQAMPKGFGATIRAINGNLVCNGKNPDQMKMLVVYYKQYCQQLGVDPGKNVTC; encoded by the exons ATGGGAAATTCATCACGGCAGACGACGATGACCCTGACGGCCTTGGCTCTTGGGCTAGcactcctctgcgccgccggccCATGCTTGGGGAGCGGCGTCGCGTCCGTGTCCAGCGTCGTCTCCGAGGCGTTCTTCAACGGCATCAAGAACCAGGCCGGGAACGGGTGCGAGGGCAAGAACTTCTACACGCGGGGCGCGTTCCTGACCGCGGCGGACTCATTCCCAGGCTTCGCGCACGGCGGATCGGAGGCCGACGGCAAGCGCGAGGTCGCCGCCTTCTTCGCGCACGTCACGTTCGAGACCGGAT ATTTTTGCTACATCAGCGAGATCAACAGGGCGAACAGCTTCTGCGACTCCAACAACAAGCAGTGGCCGTGCGTCCCGGGGAAGAATTACTACGGGCGCGGCCCGCTGCAGATCTCGTGGAACTTCAACTACGGGCCGGCGGGTAAGAGCATCGGCGTCGACTTGCTCGCGGACCCGGACAGGGTGGCGAAGGACCCCGTGATCTCGTTCAAGACGGCGCTCTGGATCTGGATGAACAGCGTGCACCAGGCCATGCCGAAGGGGTTCGGCGCCACCATCAGGGCCATAAACGGCAACCTCGTGTGCAACGGGAAAAACCCCGATCAAATGAAGATGCTGGTGGTCTACTACAAGCAGTACTGCCAGCAGCTCGGCGTCGACCCGGGGAAGAACGTCACCTGCTAG